A window of the Oncorhynchus keta strain PuntledgeMale-10-30-2019 unplaced genomic scaffold, Oket_V2 Un_contig_17315_pilon_pilon, whole genome shotgun sequence genome harbors these coding sequences:
- the LOC127919644 gene encoding melanoma-associated antigen C1-like isoform X1: MLTLQGVERVPQGCWPMLTLQGVESVPQGCWPMLTLQGVESVPQGCWPMLTLQGVESVPQGCWPMLTLQGVESVPQGCWPMLTLQGVESVPQGCWPMLTLQGVESVPQGCWPMLTLQGVESVLQGCWPMLTLQGVESVPQGCWPMLTLQGVESVPQGCWPMLTLQGVESIPQGCWPMLTLQGVESVPQGCWPMLTLQGVESVPQGCWPMLTLQGVESVPQGCWPMLTLQGVESVPQGCWPMLTLQGVESVPQGCWPMLTLQGVESVPQGCWPMLTLQGVESVPQGCWPMLTLQGVESVPQGCWPMLTLQGVESVPQGCWPMLTLQGVESVPQGCWPMLTLQGVESVPQGCWPMLTLQGVESVPQGCWPMLTPMLPTVVSSWLDVLWVVDNS, from the exons atgttgactctacaaggtgttgaaagggttccacagggatgctggcccatgttgactctacaaggtgttgaaagcgttccacagggatgctggcccatgttgactctacaaggtgttgaaagcgttccacagggatgctggcccatgttgactctacaag gtgttgaaagcgttccacagggatgctggcccatgttgactctacaaggtgttgaaagcgttccacagggatgctggcccatgttgactctacaaggtgttgaaagcgttccacagggatgctggcccatgttgactctacaag gtgttgaaagcgttccacagggatgctggcccatgttgactctacaaggtgttgaaagcgttctacagggatgctggcccatgttgactctacaaggtgttgaaagcgttccacagggatgctggcccatgttgactctacaag gtgtcgaaagtgttccacagggatgctggcccatgttgactctacaaggtgtcgaaagcattccacagggatgctggcccatgttgactctacaaggtgttgaaagcgttccacagggatgctggcccatgttgactctacaaggtgttgaaagcgttccacagggatgctggcccatgttgactctacaaggtgttgaaagtgttccacagggatgctggcccatgttgactctacaaggtgttgaaagtgttccacagggatgctggcccatgttgactctacaaggtgttgaaagtgttccacagggatgctggcccatgttgactctacaaggtgttgaaagcgttccacagggatgctggcccatgttgactctacaaggtgttgaaagtgttccacagggatgctggcccatgttgactctacaaggtgttgaaagtgttccacagggatgctggcccatgttgactctacaaggtgttgaaagcgttccacagggatgctggcccatgttgactctacaaggtgttgaaagtgttccacagggatgctggcccatgttgactctacaag gtgttgaaagcgttccacagggatgctggcccatgttgactctacaaggtgttgaaagcgttccacagggatgctggcccatgttgactccaatgcttcccacagttgtgtccagttggctggatgtcctttgggtggtggacaattcttga
- the LOC127919644 gene encoding uncharacterized protein LOC127919644 isoform X4, producing the protein MLTLQGVERVPQGCWPMLTLQGVESVPQGCWPMLTLQGVESVPQGCWPMLTLQGVERVPQGCWPMLTLQGVESVPQGCWPMLTLQGVESVPQGCWPMLTLQGVESVPQGCWPMLTLQGVESVPQGCWPMLTLQGVESVPQGCWPMWTLQGVESVPQGCWPMLTLQGVESVPQGCWPMLTLQGVESVPQGCWPMLTLQGVESVPQGCWPMLTLQGVESVPQGCWPMLTLQGVESVLQGCWPMLTLQGVESVPQGCWPMLTLQGVESVPQGCWPMLTLQGVESVPQGCWPMLTPMLPTVVSSWLDVLWVVDNS; encoded by the exons atgttgactctacaaggtgttgaaagggttccacagggatgctggcccatgttgactctacaaggtgttgaaagcgttccacagggatgctggcccatgttgactctacaaggtgttgaaagcgttccacagggatgctggcccatgttgactctacaag gtgttgaaagggttccacagggatgctggcccatgttgactctacaaggtgttgaaagcgttccacagggatgctggcccatgttgactctacaaggtgttgaaagcgttccacagggatgctggcccatgttgactctacaaggtgttgaaagcgttccacagggatgctggcccatgttgactctacaag gtgttgaaagcgttccacagggatgctggcccatgttgactctacaaggtgttgaaagcgttccacagggatgctggcccatgtggactctacaaggtgttgaaagcgttccacagggatgctggcccatgttgactctacaag gtgttgaaagcgttccacagggatgctggcccatgttgactctacaaggtgttgaaagcgttccacagggatgctggcccatgttgactctacaaggtgttgaaagcgttccacagggatgctggcccatgttgactctacaag gtgttgaaagcgttccacagggatgctggcccatgttgactctacaaggtgttgaaagcgttctacagggatgctggcccatgttgactctacaaggtgttgaaagcgttccacagggatgctggcccatgttgactctacaag gtgttgaaagcgttccacagggatgctggcccatgttgactctacaaggtgttgaaagcgttccacagggatgctggcccatgttgactccaatgcttcccacagttgtgtccagttggctggatgtcctttgggtggtggacaattcttga
- the LOC127919644 gene encoding uncharacterized protein LOC127919644 isoform X2 produces MLTLQGVESVPQGCWPMLTLQGVESVPQGCWPMLTLQGVESVPQGCWPMLTLQGVESVPQGCWPMLTLQGVESVLQGCWPMLTLQGVESVPQGCWPMLTLQGVESVPQGCWPMLTLQGVESIPQGCWPMLTLQGVESVPQGCWPMLTLQGVESVPQGCWPMLTLQGVESVPQGCWPMLTLQGVESVPQGCWPMLTLQGVESVPQGCWPMLTLQGVESVPQGCWPMLTLQGVESVPQGCWPMLTLQGVESVPQGCWPMLTLQGVESVPQGCWPMLTLQGVESVPQGCWPMLTLQGVESVPQGCWPMLTLQGVESVPQGCWPMLTPMLPTVVSSWLDVLWVVDNS; encoded by the exons atgttgactctacaaggtgttgaaagcgttccacagggatgctggcccatgttgactctacaaggtgttgaaagcgttccacagggatgctggcccatgttgactctacaaggtgttgaaagcgttccacagggatgctggcccatgttgactctacaag gtgttgaaagcgttccacagggatgctggcccatgttgactctacaaggtgttgaaagcgttctacagggatgctggcccatgttgactctacaaggtgttgaaagcgttccacagggatgctggcccatgttgactctacaag gtgtcgaaagtgttccacagggatgctggcccatgttgactctacaaggtgtcgaaagcattccacagggatgctggcccatgttgactctacaaggtgttgaaagcgttccacagggatgctggcccatgttgactctacaaggtgttgaaagcgttccacagggatgctggcccatgttgactctacaaggtgttgaaagtgttccacagggatgctggcccatgttgactctacaaggtgttgaaagtgttccacagggatgctggcccatgttgactctacaaggtgttgaaagtgttccacagggatgctggcccatgttgactctacaaggtgttgaaagcgttccacagggatgctggcccatgttgactctacaaggtgttgaaagtgttccacagggatgctggcccatgttgactctacaaggtgttgaaagtgttccacagggatgctggcccatgttgactctacaaggtgttgaaagcgttccacagggatgctggcccatgttgactctacaaggtgttgaaagtgttccacagggatgctggcccatgttgactctacaag gtgttgaaagcgttccacagggatgctggcccatgttgactctacaaggtgttgaaagcgttccacagggatgctggcccatgttgactccaatgcttcccacagttgtgtccagttggctggatgtcctttgggtggtggacaattcttga
- the LOC127919644 gene encoding uncharacterized protein LOC127919644 isoform X3 — MLTLQGVERVPQGCWPMLTLQGVESVPQGCWPMLTLQGVESVPQGCWPMLTLQGVESVPQGCWSMWTLQGVESVPQGCWPMLTLQGVESVPQGCWPMLTLQGVESVPQGCWPMLTLQGVESVPQGCWPMLTLQGVESVPQGCWPMLTLQGVESVPQGCWPMLTLQGVESVPQGCWPMLTLQGVESVPQGCWPMLTLQGVESVPQGCWPMLTLQGVESVPQGCWPMLTLQGVESVPQGCWPMLTLQGVESVPQGCWPMLTLQGVESVPQGCWPMLTLQGVESVPQGCWPMLTPMLPTVVSSWLDVLWVVDNS; from the exons atgttgactctacaaggtgttgaaagggttccacagggatgctggcccatgttgactctacaaggtgttgaaagcgttccacagggatgctggcccatgttgactctacaaggtgttgaaagcgttccacagggatgctggcccatgttgactctacaaggtgttgaaagcgttccacagggatgctggtccatgtggactctacaaggtgttgaaagcgttccacagggatgctggcccatgttgactctacaag gtgtggaaagcgttccacagggatgctggcccatgttgactctacaag gtgttgaaagcgttccacagggatgctggcccatgttgactctacaaggtgttgaaagcgttccacagggatgctggcccatgttgactctacaaggtgttgaaagtgttccacagggatgctggcccatgttgactctacaaggtgttgaaagtgttccacagggatgctggcccatgttgactctacaaggtgttgaaagtgttccacagggatgctggcccatgttgactctacaaggtgttgaaagcgttccacagggatgctggcccatgttgactctacaaggtgttgaaagtgttccacagggatgctggcccatgttgactctacaaggtgttgaaagtgttccacagggatgctggcccatgttgactctacaaggtgttgaaagcgttccacagggatgctggcccatgttgactctacaaggtgttgaaagtgttccacagggatgctggcccatgttgactctacaag gtgttgaaagcgttccacagggatgctggcccatgttgactctacaaggtgttgaaagcgttccacagggatgctggcccatgttgactccaatgcttcccacagttgtgtccagttggctggatgtcctttgggtggtggacaattcttga